One Cryptomeria japonica chromosome 9, Sugi_1.0, whole genome shotgun sequence genomic window carries:
- the LOC131077089 gene encoding serine carboxypeptidase-like 45 has product TCAEANVLYLESPAGVGFSYSSDPTYYVGVNDTLTANDNLIFLLGWFKKFPEFKTRELYLTGERYAGHYIPQLADLIVRTNRKQKVFNLKGVAIGNPLLDFYTDLNARAEYSWSHGLISDPTYKMMIKDCNYARYMDEYYRCSISNTCEQVHAIFDMEVSRYIDRYDVTLDKCFSSLFMQSKLLRPQKNRPTIETERAEPDVCVEDEKYRRHFMRASPEASVVGRNAASKSEFPCLQ; this is encoded by the exons ACCTGTGCGGAAGCAAATGTTCTGTATTTGGAGAGTCCTGCAGGAGTTGGATTTTCTTATTCTAGTGATCCAACTTActatgtgggtgtgaatgacacccTAACAG CCAATGATAACCTGATATTTCTTCTGGGATGGTTTAAAAAGTTTCCAGAGTTCAAAACCAGAGAACTTTATTTGACAGGGGAAAGATATGCAG GGCACTATATTCCTCAGTTGGCAGATCTTATTGTCAGGACCAACAGAAAACAGAAGGTCTTCAATTTGAAGGGTGTAGCT ATAGGCAACCCCTTACTAGATTTCTACACAGATTTGAATGCAAGAGCAGAATACTCCTGGTCACACGGTCTCATATCTGACCCCACATACAAAATGATGATTAAGGACTGCAACTACGCTCGCTATATGGATGAATATTACAGATGCAGCATTTCTAACACCTGTGAGCAGGTCCACGCAATCTTCGACATGGAAGTCAGTCGATACATCGACAGATACGATGTGACTCTCGACAAATGTTTCTCCTCCCTCTTCATGCAGTCCAAATTGCTCAGACCTCAG AAGAACAGGCCCACAATAGAAACCGAAAGAGCAGAGCCAGACGTTTGTGTTGAAGACGAGAAGTACAGAAGGCATTTCATGCGCGCGTCGCCGGAGGCATCAGTAGTTGGAAGGAATGCAGCGAGTAAATCTGAATTCCCCTGTCTGCAGTAA
- the LOC131858163 gene encoding serine carboxypeptidase-like 46 — MDTMSFNMNVPRGQTYELKVTVTILALLFIKVLSAPQSDVVDSLPGQPPVPFKQYAGYVTVDQRSDRALFYYFVEAETEPDLKPLVLWLNGGPGCSSFGVGAFCEDGPFQPKGDKLVRNVYSWNKGTLGY; from the exons ATGGACACCATGTCCTTCAATATGAATGTTCCTCGTGGGCAGACCTATGAATTGAAGGTGACAGTAACCATCTTAGCATTGCTCTTCATAAAAGTCTTGTCAGCTCCTCAAAGTGATGTGGTGGATAGTCTTCCAGGACAACCACCTGTGCCCTTCAAACAATATGCAGGATATGTCACAGTAGACCAAAGAAGTGACAGGGCTCTGTTCTATTACTTTGTTGAAGCAGAGACTGAACCAGATTTGAAGCCTTTGGTTCTTTGGCTCAATGGAG GGCCAGGTTGTTCATCATTCGGTGTTGGGGCATTTTGTGAGGATGGCCCATTTCAACCCAAGGGAGACAAATTGGTCAGAAATGTCTATAGTTGGAACAAAGGTACACTGGGTTACTAA